One region of Cucurbita pepo subsp. pepo cultivar mu-cu-16 chromosome LG03, ASM280686v2, whole genome shotgun sequence genomic DNA includes:
- the LOC111790488 gene encoding uncharacterized protein LOC111790488 produces MKIQPIDIDVQTVREQVRPESAKPLLKSRLRRLFDRPFPSVLRSSAVEKPIIVGEPAQFSSKDGGGGTEFEPSSVCLDKMVQNFIEESNEKQPAAVKYGRNPCNCFNGNSNDSSDDEFDVFACFGESITSGSSGGDVCDILKGLIPCTSVTERNLLADASKIIEKHNKIYKRKDDLRRIVTDSLSSLGYSSSICKSKWEKSPSFPAGEYEYVDVILNGERLLIDIDFRSEFEIARSTGTYKAILQTLPYVFVGQSERLRQIVSIVSEAASQSLKKKGMHFPPWRKAEYMLAKWLSPPIKTTDSLPNAPPRAEPEESKNDPLATDTDCGEFELIFGEESVSIESATTSDPESLSQTLISGENEPATGSGSPWQPPAIKPKRIDKGAKIVTGLASLLKEKS; encoded by the exons ATGAAGATCCAACCGATTGATATCGATGTTCAGACGGTGAGAGAACAGGTTCGTCCTGAATCGGCCAAGCCTCTGTTAAAATCGCGACTGAGGCGGCTTTTCGATCGGCCGTTTCCGAGCGTTCTGAGAAGCTCTGCGGTTGAGAAACCGATTATTGTTGGTGAACCAGCTCAGTTTAGCAGCAAAGATGGAGGAGGAGGGACCGAGTTCGAGCCGAGCTCGGTTTGCTTAGATAAGATGGTGCAGAATTTCATCGAGGAGAGCAACGAGAAGCAACCGGCAGCTGTCAAGTATGGCCGCAATCCCTGCAATTGCTTCAACGGCAATAGCAATGACAGCTCCGACGATGAATTCGATGTATTTGCGTGTTTTGGTGAATCGATCACCTCCGGATCATCCGGTGGCGATGTATGTGATATCCTCAAG GGTTTAATCCCTTGCACGAGCGTTACGGAGAGAAATCTCTTGGCAGATGCTTCGAAAATCATCGAAAAgcataacaaaatttataaacggAAAGACGATTTACGCAGAATCGTAACCGATTCCCTCTCATCTCTTGGTTACAGTTCTTCCATCTGCAAATCCAAATGGGAGAAATCCCCCTCCTTCCCAGCTG GTGAATACGAATACGTGGATGTGATTCTGAATGGAGAACGATTGCTGATAGACATCGATTTTAGATCCGAATTCGAGATTGCTCGTTCGACGGGAACATATAAAGCGATTCTTCAGACGCTACCGTACGTCTTCGTCGGGCAATCAGAACGTCTCAGACAAATTGTATCCATCGTATCGGAAGCCGCGAGCCAGAGcctgaagaagaaaggaatgCATTTTCCGCCATGGAGGAAAGCCGAGTACATGCTTGCTAAATGGCTCTCTCCTCCGATCAAAACCACTGACTCTCTCCCCAACGCTCCTCCGAGGGCCGAACCCGAAGAATCCAAAAACGACCCGCTGGCAACCGACACCGATTGCGGTGAATTCGAGTTGATTTTCGGCGAGGAATCGGTGTCAATCGAGTCCGCAACCACCAGCGATCCCGAATCGCTATCGCAGACGTTAATCTCCGGCGAAAATGAACCGGCAACGGGGAGCGGTTCTCCGTGGCAACCCCCTGCGATCAAGCCAAAGAGAATAGATAAAGGAGCTAAGATAGTCACCGGATTAGCTTCCCTTCTCAAAGAGAAATCTTga
- the LOC111790485 gene encoding armadillo repeat-containing protein LFR-like encodes MQKREQNKLGGNVGSASAPPAKRGRPFGSVNSNAAAAAAAAETLAPSALLGPSLHIHTSFADQNNKRIVLALQSGLKSELTWALNTLTLLSFKEKDDMRRDSTPLAKIPGLLDALLQVIDDWRDIALPKDHVKKQRVRTLGANSYITGFGNEFEALGSNGLRPGSSASEATGHAPKPSPRHWWLDEDGLFNRDDEGRAERQQCAVSASNILRNFSFMPENESIMAQHRHTLETVFQCVEDHITEDEELVTNALETIVNLAPLLDLRIFSSSKPSYIKITEKRAVEAIMGMLGSAVKVWHCAAAELLGRLIINPDNEPFLLPFAPQIHKRLVDLMSIPALDAQAAAVGALYNLVEVNMDCRIKLASERWAIDRLLKVIKTPHPVPEICRKAAMILESLVSEPQNRGLLLAYENAFAEILFSDGRYSDTFARILYELTSRPNNKVAAAQGVWGM; translated from the exons ATGCAGAAGAGAGAGCAGAACAAGTTGGGTGGCAATGTTGGTAGCGCATCTGCTCCTCCGGCTAAGCGAGGCCGTCCATTCGGCAGTGTAAACAGCAACGCTGCTGCTGCAGCCGCTGCGGCGGAGACCTTGGCTCCATCGGCACTTCTTGGCCCTTCTCTTCATATTCATACTTCCTTCGCGG atcaaaacaataaaaggaTAGTGTTGGCTCTACAGAGTGGATTGAAGAGTGAATTGACATGGGCACTTAACACTCTCACTCTTCTCTCCTTCAAAGAGAAGGATGATATGCGTAGAGACTCCACTCCTCTGGCTAAAATTCCAGGCTTGCTCGATGCTCTTCTTCAAGTT ATTGATGATTGGCGTGATATAGCACTTCCAAAGGATCATGTAAAGAAGCAAAGGGTCAGAACATTAGGTGCTAATTCTTATATAACGGGATTTGGGAATGAATTTGAGGCTCTGGGCTCAAATGG CCTGAGACCTGGTTCTTCAGCTTCAGAGGCAACGGGTCATGCTCCCAAACCATCTCCTCGACATTGGTGGCTCGATGAAGATGGTCTATTTAATCGGGATGATGAAGGACGAGCAGAAAGACAGCAATGTGCTGTTTCCGCTTCAAATATCCTCcgaaatttttctttcatgccAGAGAATGAATCCATTATGGCTCAACATCGACATACTCTGGAAACAGTGTTTCAATGTGTAGAAGATCATATTACAG AGGATGAAGAGCTTGTCACAAATGCACTAGAGACAATTGTGAATTTAGCCCCGCTCCTTGATCTTCGTATCTTTAGCTCATCAAAGCCGTCCTACATCAAAATAAC AGAAAAACGTGCAGTTGAAGCTATCATGGGAATGCTGGGATCTGCAGTCAAAGTTTGGCACTGTGCTGCTGCAGAATTACTTGGACGATTGATAATAAATCCCGATAATGAGCCGTTCCTTCTCCCCTTCGCCCCCCAG attCACAAGCGCTTAGTTGACCTTATGAGCATCCCAGCTTTGGACGCACAAGCAGCAGCTGTTGGTGCTCTGTATAACCTTGTCGAAGTTAATATGGACTGCAGAATAAAGCTGGCAAGCGAACGATG GGCAATCGATCGACTTCTTAAAGTTATCAAGACCCCTCATCCAGTTCCAGAAATATGCAGGAAAGCAGCAATGATATTGGAGAGTCTTGTATCTGAGCCACAGAACAGGGGTTTGCTCCTAGCATATGAAAACGCATTTGCAGAAATACTATTCTCAGATGGAAGATATTCAGATACATTCGCTAGGATATTGTATGAACTAACATCCAGACCAAACAATAAAGTTGCTGCTGCACAAGGTGTATGGGGCATGTGA
- the LOC111790480 gene encoding 3-ketoacyl-CoA synthase 11-like, translating into MADRRLPNFLLSVRLKYVKLGYHYLISNAMYLLLLPLLAAASAHLSTFQLHDLLHLWNHLNSNLLSVTLCSSLMVFLATLYVMTRPRKVYLLNFACYKPHPDRTCDRGMFLQKSELTGSFTEENLGFQKKILERSGLGEKTYLPEAVMRVPPNPCMEEARKEAEAVMFGAIDELLEKTGVKAKDIGILVVNCSLFNPTPSLSAMIVNHYKLRGNILSYNLGGMGCSAGLISIDLAKHLLQAHPNSYALVVSMENITLNWYFGNDRSMLVSNCLFRMGGAAILLSNRPADRRRSKYQLIHTVRTHKGSDDKCYNCVFQQEDDTGRVGVRLSKDLMAVAGEALKTNITTLGPLVLPMSEQLLFFATLVAKKIFKMKIKPYIPDFKLAFEHFCIHAGGRAVLDELEKNLDLSEWHMEPSRMTLNRFGNTSSSSLWYELAYCEAKGRIRKGDRTWQIAFGSGFKCNSAVWRALRTVDPSKEKNPWMDEIHEFPVEVPRVAHIHKA; encoded by the exons ATGGCTGACCGGAGGCTCCCCAATTTCCTCTTATCCGTCCGCCTCAAATATGTCAAACTCGGCTACCATTACCTAATCTCCAACGCCATGTACCTTCTCTTGCTCCCCTTACTCGCCGCCGCCTCCGCCCATCTCTCCACCTTCCAACTCCACGACTTACTCCATCTCTGGAACCACTTGAACTCAAATCTCCTCTCTGTAACACTCTGTTCTTCTCTCATGGTTTTTCTGGCTACCCTTTATGTCATGACCCGACCCAGAAAGGTTTACCTCCTCAATTTCGCCTGCTACAAGCCCCACCCGGACAGGACGTGTGACAGAGGCATGTTTCTGCAGAAATCAGAGCTCACTGGGAGTTTTACAGAGGAGAATTTGGGGTTCCAGAAGAAGATCCTCGAGCGGTCTGGTTTAGGGGAGAAGACTTACTTGCCCGAGGCCGTGATGAGGGTGCCGCCGAATCCGTGCATGGAGGAGGCCAGGAAGGAGGCGGAGGCGGTTATGTTTGGTGCCATTGATGAGCTTTTGGAGAAGACGGGTGTGAAGGCTAAGGACATTGGGATTCTGGTGGTGAATTGTAGCTTGTTTAATCCCACACCCTCTTTGTCCGCCATGATTGTTAATCACTATAAGCTTAGAGGTAACATTTTGAGCTATAATCTTGGTGGCATGGGCTGCAGCGCTGGACTCATCTCCATTGATCTTGCCAAACATCTCTTGCAG GCGCACCCAAATTCGTACGCTCTGGTGGTGAGCATGGAGAACATCACGCTAAATTGGTACTTCGGCAACGATCGATCCATGCTGGTATCAAATTGCCTCTTCCGGATGGGCGGCGCCGCCATCTTGCTCTCTAACCGCCCTGCCGACCGCCGCCGTTCAAAGTACCAACTCATTCACACCGTACGAACGCACAAGGGCTCTGACGACAAATGCTACAATTGCGTTTTCCAGCAAGAAGATGACACCGGCCGCGTCGGTGTCCGCCTGTCGAAAGACCTAATGGCTGTGGCTGGCGAAGCCCTAAAGACGAACATCACCACTCTCGGTCCTTTGGTGCTTCCAATGTCAGAGCAGCTCCTGTTCTTCGCAACGCTGGTGGCGAAAAAGatctttaaaatgaaaatcaagCCGTACATCCCGGATTTCAAGCTGGCGTTCGAGCATTTCTGCATCCACGCCGGAGGGCGGGCGGTGCTGGATGAACTGGAGAAGAATCTGGATTTGAGCGAGTGGCATATGGAGCCGTCGAGAATGACGCTGAATAGATTCGGGAACACTTCGAGCAGTTCGCTGTGGTACGAGTTGGCTTACTGTGAAGCGAAGGGGAGGATCCGGAAAGGGGATCGGACGTGGCAGATCGCATTCGGGTCGGGTTTCAAGTGCAACAGCGCGGTTTGGCGGGCGTTGAGGACCGTCGATCCCTCCAAGGAGAAGAACCCTTGGATGGATGAGATTCACGAGTTCCCAGTGGAGGTGCCCAGAGTGGCCCACATCCATAAAGcttga